The Croceibacterium sp. TMG7-5b_MA50 genome segment CCTGCCAGCGCACCGCCGCCGCCCGCGCGGCCGGGCGCAGTTGGCAGCAGGCGGTCAGGGTCTATCCCAAGCTGTTCGATGCCCGCAGCATCACCATCACGGTCCACGGCAACGGTGCGGCCCGGTTGCTCACGGTCACCGGCACGCCGGTGCGCGGCCACGCCATGCCGCGCATCGTGGCCGCGCCGGACTTCACGCCCGCCGCCTGACGGGCGCTCGCCGCTACAGCTTGCTCGTCAGTTCCGGCACCGCTTCGAAGATGTCGGCGACCAGGCCGATATCGGCGACCTGGAAGATAGGCGCATCCGGGTCCTTGTTGATGGCGATGATGGTGTGCGAATCCTTCATGCCCGCCAGATGCTGGATCGCGCCGGAAATGCCGACCGCGATGTAGAGCTGTGGGGCGACGATCTTGCCCGTCTGCCCCACCTGATGATCGTTGCCGACATAGCCGGCATCCACCGCCGCGCGGCTGGCGCCGATCGCGGCGTGCAGCTTGTCCGCCAGCGGCGTGATGATCGCCTCGAACGTCTCGGCATCCTTCAGCGCGCGGCCGCCGCTGACGACGATGCCAGCACTGGTCAGTTCCGGCCGGTCGCTGGCGCTGTCCTCGCACCCGACGAAGCTCGACAGGCCCTGCTCGCCGGCGCCGCCGATCGTCTCGACCGGGGCGCTGCCGCCATCCGCCGCCGCCTTGGCGAAGGCGGTGCCGCGGATTGTCAGCACCAGCTTGGAATCTCCGCTTTCCACCGTGGCGATGGCGTTGCCGGCATAGATCGGGCGGGTGAAGGTCCGCTCTCCCTCGATGCTCAGCACGTCCGACACCTGCATCACGTCCAGCAGGGCGGCGACGCGCGGGGCAACGTTCTTGCCGTTGGACGTGGCGGCGCAGACCAGCGCATCGTACTCGCCCATCAGCGGCACGATCAGCGCGGCGACATTTTCCGCCAGCATCTGCGCGTAGCCGGCATCGTCCGCCAGCAGCACCTTGGCCACGCCCGCAACCTGGCCGGCTGCCTGCGCCGCGGCCTGCGCCTCGGCCCCGCTGCCGGCGACCAGCACGGTAACTTCGCCCAGCTGCCCGGCGGCGGTGATGCTGGAAAGCGTGGCGTCCTTCAGCGTGCCGTTGCCATGTTCGGCGAGAACCAGCGCCTTCATGCGACCACTCCCATATCCTTGATCTTGGCCACGATCTCGTCGACCGACTGCACCAGCACGCCCGCTGCGCGGCTCGGCGGCTCGCTGACCTTCAGCACCTTCAGCCGCGGCGTGATGTCCACCCCGAAATCGGCCGGCGTCTTGGTGTCGATCGGCTTCTTCTTGGCCTTCATGATGTTGGGCAGGCTGGCGTAGCGCGGCTCGTTCAGGCGCAGGTCGGCGGTGACGATCGCGGGCAGCGTCAGCGCCACCGTCTCCAGCCCGCCATCGACCTCGCGCGTGACATGCACGCTGTCGCCGGCGATCTCGACCTTGCTGGCGAAGGTGCCTTGCGGCCGACCAGTCAGCG includes the following:
- a CDS encoding FAD-binding protein, whose protein sequence is MKALVLAEHGNGTLKDATLSSITAAGQLGEVTVLVAGSGAEAQAAAQAAGQVAGVAKVLLADDAGYAQMLAENVAALIVPLMGEYDALVCAATSNGKNVAPRVAALLDVMQVSDVLSIEGERTFTRPIYAGNAIATVESGDSKLVLTIRGTAFAKAAADGGSAPVETIGGAGEQGLSSFVGCEDSASDRPELTSAGIVVSGGRALKDAETFEAIITPLADKLHAAIGASRAAVDAGYVGNDHQVGQTGKIVAPQLYIAVGISGAIQHLAGMKDSHTIIAINKDPDAPIFQVADIGLVADIFEAVPELTSKL